The following are from one region of the Microbacterium sp. BK668 genome:
- a CDS encoding MarR family transcriptional regulator has product MSTSDDLLKLENQLCFALVTAARNVVALYRPVLEPLGLTHPQYLVMLALWEDSPRSLGDLADELAMEAATLSPLVKRLEAQGRVTRARRAGDERVLEIGLTAAGRELRALALDVPRQIMERTGMDASQLAELRDGLAPFAGGRTAAVRRVS; this is encoded by the coding sequence GTGTCCACGTCCGACGACCTTCTCAAGCTCGAGAACCAGCTCTGCTTCGCCCTCGTGACCGCGGCGCGAAACGTCGTCGCGTTGTACCGCCCGGTGCTCGAGCCGCTGGGGCTCACGCATCCGCAGTATTTGGTGATGCTCGCGCTGTGGGAGGACTCTCCGCGCTCTCTCGGCGACCTGGCGGACGAGCTCGCGATGGAGGCTGCGACCCTCTCGCCGCTCGTCAAGCGCCTCGAGGCGCAGGGGCGCGTCACCCGCGCGCGCCGAGCGGGCGACGAGCGCGTCCTCGAGATCGGACTTACCGCAGCCGGCCGGGAGCTGCGCGCGCTCGCCCTCGACGTGCCGCGTCAGATCATGGAGCGCACCGGAATGGATGCCTCGCAGCTCGCCGAACTGCGCGACGGGCTCGCTCCGTTCGCCGGTGGACGGACAGCAGCCGTGCGCCGCGTCTCCTGA
- the uvrA gene encoding excinuclease ABC subunit UvrA codes for MKSGSTGQLSVRGARVHNLKDVDLDIPRDSLVVFTGLSGSGKSSLAFDTIFAEGQRRYVESLSAYARQFLGQVDRPDVDFIEGLSPAVSIDQKSTNRNPRSTVGTITEIHDYMRLLWARIGVPHCPECGEIIRRQTVQQIADQLLELPERTRYQIVAPVVTQKKGEFVDLFRELGAKGYARGIVDGELIQLAEPPVLKKSYKHDIAVVVDRLVASDDILGRVTDSVETALGLAGGIMQVNFVDEEGDAAWQNFSEKLACPNGHPLQLTEIEPRTFSFNAPFGACPTCSGLGTRMSVDVDLMLGDEDLSIREGVLIPWTTQGKGLFQYYERLLEGLAADLGFSLDTPWKRLPQAVQEAVLRGENYKVTVRWKNRYGREMRYSSGFEGVVPYIERQYAQAESDTQRQRWADYLREVPCAVCNGDRLKPEVLAVLVHGHSIADASRLSLADAQRFFAQLELTQREAMIAAQVLREIRLRLDFLIQVGLNYLNLSRSAGSLSGGEAQRIRLATQIGSGLTGVLYVLDEPSIGLHQRDNRRLIETLVKLRDLGNTLIVVEHDEETIHAADWVVDIGPRAGVDGGEVVHSGPLASLLEDRGSITADYLTGRREIPTPNKRRKIDKNRRISVVGARENNLKNVTVDFPLGVLTAVTGVSGSGKSSLVNDILYEVLAARLNGARRVAGKHTRVTGTDDLDKVVHVDQGPIGRTPRSNPATYTGVFDRIRTLFSETPEAKVRGYQPGRFSFNVKGGRCEACSGDGTIKIEMNFLPDVYVDCEVCHGKRYNRDTLAVHYKGKNIAEVLEMPIAEAAVFFEPIQAIHRYLQTLVDVGLGYVRLGQSATTLSGGEAQRVKLATELQRRSNGRSIYVLDEPTTGLHFEDVRRLLEVLNGLVDKGNTVIVIEHNLDVIKSADWVIDLGPEGGSGGGEIIATGTPETVARVEGSHTGAFLAEVLGLTSADETVARKAG; via the coding sequence GTGAAGTCCGGCTCCACCGGGCAGTTGAGCGTGCGCGGAGCGCGCGTGCACAACCTCAAGGACGTCGACCTCGACATCCCTCGCGACTCGCTCGTCGTCTTCACCGGCCTGTCCGGCTCCGGCAAGTCCAGTCTCGCCTTCGACACGATCTTCGCCGAGGGCCAGCGCCGGTATGTCGAGTCGCTCAGTGCGTACGCACGCCAGTTCCTCGGCCAGGTCGACCGTCCCGACGTCGACTTCATCGAGGGCCTGAGCCCCGCCGTCTCAATCGACCAGAAGTCGACCAACCGCAACCCCCGATCGACGGTCGGCACGATCACCGAGATCCACGACTACATGCGCCTGCTGTGGGCGCGCATCGGCGTGCCGCACTGCCCCGAGTGCGGCGAGATCATCCGGCGTCAGACCGTGCAGCAGATCGCGGATCAGCTTCTGGAGCTTCCCGAGCGCACCCGGTACCAGATCGTCGCGCCGGTCGTGACCCAGAAGAAGGGCGAGTTCGTCGACCTCTTCCGGGAGCTCGGTGCGAAGGGCTACGCCCGCGGGATCGTCGACGGCGAGCTCATCCAGCTCGCCGAGCCGCCGGTGCTGAAGAAGAGCTACAAGCACGACATCGCGGTGGTGGTCGACCGCCTCGTCGCCAGCGACGACATCCTCGGCCGCGTCACCGACTCCGTCGAGACGGCCTTGGGCCTGGCCGGCGGCATCATGCAGGTGAACTTCGTCGACGAGGAGGGCGATGCCGCGTGGCAGAACTTCTCCGAGAAGCTCGCGTGCCCGAACGGCCACCCTCTTCAGCTGACCGAGATAGAGCCGCGGACGTTCTCGTTCAACGCCCCATTCGGCGCCTGTCCCACCTGCTCGGGCCTCGGAACGCGCATGTCGGTCGACGTCGACCTCATGCTCGGCGACGAGGACCTCTCCATCCGCGAAGGCGTGCTCATCCCGTGGACGACGCAGGGCAAGGGACTCTTCCAGTACTACGAGCGGCTCCTCGAGGGACTCGCCGCCGACCTCGGCTTCTCGCTCGACACGCCGTGGAAGAGGCTGCCCCAGGCGGTCCAGGAAGCCGTTCTGCGCGGCGAGAACTACAAGGTCACCGTCCGCTGGAAGAACCGGTACGGGCGCGAGATGCGCTACTCCTCGGGCTTCGAGGGCGTCGTGCCCTACATCGAGCGGCAGTACGCCCAGGCCGAGTCCGACACGCAGCGCCAGCGGTGGGCCGACTATCTCCGCGAGGTCCCGTGTGCGGTGTGCAACGGGGATCGCCTCAAGCCGGAGGTGCTGGCGGTGCTCGTGCACGGGCATTCGATCGCGGATGCCTCGCGCCTGAGCCTCGCCGACGCGCAGCGGTTCTTCGCGCAGCTCGAGCTCACGCAGCGCGAGGCGATGATCGCGGCGCAGGTGCTCCGTGAGATCCGTCTGCGCCTCGACTTCCTGATCCAGGTGGGCCTCAACTACCTCAACCTCAGCCGCTCGGCGGGATCGCTCTCGGGCGGCGAGGCGCAGCGCATCCGGCTGGCGACCCAGATCGGCTCGGGCCTGACCGGAGTGCTCTACGTCCTCGACGAGCCGTCGATCGGCCTGCACCAGCGGGACAACCGCCGCCTCATCGAGACGCTCGTGAAGCTGCGCGATCTGGGCAACACGCTGATCGTCGTCGAGCATGACGAGGAGACCATCCACGCGGCCGACTGGGTCGTCGACATCGGACCCCGCGCCGGCGTCGACGGGGGAGAGGTCGTGCACTCCGGACCTCTCGCCTCCCTGCTCGAGGACCGCGGGTCGATCACGGCCGACTACCTCACGGGTCGCCGCGAGATCCCGACGCCGAACAAGCGCCGCAAGATCGACAAGAACCGCAGGATCTCGGTGGTCGGCGCGCGGGAGAACAACCTCAAGAACGTCACGGTCGACTTCCCGCTCGGCGTGCTCACCGCCGTCACCGGCGTGAGCGGGTCGGGCAAGTCCTCCCTCGTCAACGACATCCTCTACGAGGTGCTCGCCGCGCGGCTCAACGGCGCGCGCCGCGTCGCCGGCAAGCACACCCGCGTCACGGGCACCGACGACCTCGACAAGGTCGTGCACGTCGATCAGGGGCCGATCGGGCGCACGCCGCGCTCGAACCCGGCGACGTACACGGGCGTCTTCGACCGCATCCGCACGCTCTTCAGCGAGACTCCCGAGGCGAAGGTGCGCGGCTACCAGCCCGGACGCTTCAGCTTCAACGTCAAGGGCGGCCGCTGCGAGGCGTGCTCGGGCGACGGCACGATCAAGATCGAGATGAACTTCCTCCCCGACGTGTACGTCGACTGCGAGGTGTGCCACGGCAAGCGGTACAACCGCGACACGCTCGCCGTGCACTACAAGGGCAAGAACATCGCGGAGGTGCTCGAGATGCCGATCGCCGAGGCGGCGGTCTTCTTCGAGCCGATCCAGGCGATCCACCGCTACCTTCAGACGCTCGTCGACGTCGGGCTCGGCTACGTCCGGCTCGGGCAGTCGGCGACGACCCTGTCGGGCGGCGAGGCGCAGCGCGTCAAGCTCGCGACCGAGCTGCAGCGCCGGTCGAACGGCCGCTCCATCTACGTGCTCGACGAGCCGACCACCGGTCTGCACTTCGAAGACGTCCGGCGCCTCCTCGAGGTCCTGAACGGGCTCGTCGACAAGGGCAACACGGTCATCGTCATCGAGCACAACCTCGACGTCATCAAGTCGGCGGACTGGGTCATCGATCTCGGACCCGAGGGCGGGTCCGGCGGCGGCGAGATCATCGCGACCGGAACGCCCGAGACCGTCGCGCGCGTGGAGGGCAGCCACACGGGGGCGTTCCTCGCCGAGGTGCTCGGCCTGACGTCGGCCGACGAGACGGTCGCGCGCAAGGCCGGCTGA
- a CDS encoding bifunctional UDP-sugar hydrolase/5'-nucleotidase — protein MPMRSHPEHSTRNRRRLATSAAAAAIALGAGLIAAPPAHAATIDVQILATNDFHGRIGANGVEAGAAKMAGVVDSLRAANPNTVFAAAGDLIGASTFESFIQDDKPTIDALNAAGLEVSAVGNHELDQGYDDLVNRVMAPYDPVDNPWGGATWEYIASNLKMRATGDDAVPASWIKEFGDVQVGFVGAVTEDLPALVSPTGIADLEVRGIVESVNAEAAALEAAGADLVVMLVHEGSPTVDCTAGAAPGTAWGEIVSGVSSDVDAIVSGHTHLAYNCSYTVQDWVDEGRAVTKRPVVSAGQYGTNLNQLIFRVDGATGVVQAVTQTILPIATQPGDPDEDVAAIVAAAFTAAEELGKVKLGTMAGPFYRAKLADGTTENRGGESTLGNLVAEVQQWATEQPESGAAQIAFMNPGGMRQDMTGTALADGTRELTYRQAAVVQPFANTLVNMRLTGAQIKTVLEQQWQRDAYNGPGSRPYLRLGTSEGFEYTYTQEIVTEVRLDNPATQENEAGLTYDEAEGTVTGMWLHGEPIDLAATYSVTANSFLAGGGDNFREFANGTSKRDTGKVDLAAMVDYMEEFAQEAPLPVDYSQRAVSVEFPDGAPAAYDPAGTVAFDVSSWAMTGPGDLKDTELEVTLGDQVLGTFPVDNTVGTRAYDDYGQAKVSVPLPADVPLGGSVELTLTGPTTGTSIAVPLAIDKADSTTLAWPNKLLVRGNGAVQYTVRVSTEGGAVPTGEVKIYDRSTLIATVTLDADDNGLVKVKLPRLQKGLHLLWASYGGNDDVKPSQAPRVPVLVL, from the coding sequence ATGCCTATGCGGTCGCATCCAGAACACAGCACCCGGAACCGCCGACGGCTCGCCACAAGCGCCGCGGCGGCCGCGATCGCCCTCGGCGCCGGCCTGATCGCCGCGCCGCCCGCCCACGCGGCGACGATCGACGTCCAGATCCTGGCGACGAACGACTTCCACGGGCGCATCGGCGCCAACGGCGTCGAAGCCGGCGCGGCGAAGATGGCGGGTGTCGTCGACAGCCTGCGGGCCGCGAACCCCAACACCGTCTTCGCGGCCGCGGGAGACCTGATCGGGGCCTCGACCTTCGAGTCGTTCATCCAGGACGACAAGCCCACGATCGACGCGCTCAACGCCGCCGGTCTCGAAGTGTCGGCGGTCGGCAACCACGAGCTCGATCAGGGCTACGACGACCTGGTGAACCGGGTGATGGCTCCCTACGACCCGGTCGACAACCCCTGGGGCGGCGCGACCTGGGAGTACATCGCGTCGAACCTCAAGATGCGTGCGACCGGCGACGACGCCGTCCCGGCCTCGTGGATCAAGGAGTTCGGCGACGTCCAGGTCGGATTCGTGGGCGCGGTCACGGAAGACCTCCCGGCGCTGGTGAGCCCGACCGGGATCGCCGACCTCGAGGTCCGCGGCATCGTCGAGTCCGTCAATGCCGAAGCGGCGGCGCTCGAGGCTGCCGGCGCAGATCTCGTCGTCATGCTGGTGCACGAGGGATCTCCGACCGTCGACTGCACTGCGGGCGCGGCGCCGGGCACCGCATGGGGCGAGATCGTCAGCGGCGTCTCGTCCGACGTAGACGCGATCGTGTCGGGACACACCCACCTCGCCTACAACTGCTCGTACACGGTGCAGGACTGGGTCGACGAGGGGCGCGCGGTCACGAAGCGTCCGGTCGTGTCGGCCGGGCAGTACGGCACCAACCTCAATCAGCTGATCTTCCGGGTGGACGGTGCGACCGGCGTCGTCCAGGCCGTCACCCAGACCATCCTCCCCATCGCGACGCAGCCCGGCGATCCCGACGAGGACGTGGCGGCGATCGTGGCCGCCGCCTTCACCGCGGCCGAAGAGCTCGGCAAGGTGAAGCTCGGCACGATGGCCGGTCCCTTCTACCGCGCGAAGCTCGCCGACGGCACGACGGAGAATCGCGGAGGCGAATCCACTCTGGGGAACCTCGTCGCCGAGGTGCAGCAGTGGGCCACCGAGCAGCCGGAGTCCGGGGCCGCGCAGATCGCCTTCATGAACCCCGGCGGCATGCGCCAGGACATGACCGGTACAGCCCTCGCGGACGGCACGCGCGAGCTGACGTACCGGCAGGCGGCCGTCGTGCAGCCGTTCGCGAACACCCTCGTGAACATGCGTCTCACGGGTGCGCAGATCAAGACGGTGCTCGAACAGCAGTGGCAGCGCGACGCGTACAACGGACCCGGCTCGCGCCCTTACCTGCGGCTGGGCACGTCGGAGGGCTTCGAATACACCTACACGCAGGAGATCGTGACGGAGGTACGCCTCGACAACCCCGCGACGCAGGAGAACGAGGCCGGTCTGACGTACGACGAGGCGGAAGGCACCGTGACCGGGATGTGGCTGCACGGCGAGCCCATCGACCTCGCTGCGACCTACTCCGTCACCGCCAACTCGTTCCTCGCGGGCGGCGGCGACAACTTCCGTGAGTTCGCGAACGGAACGAGCAAGCGCGACACCGGCAAGGTCGACCTGGCGGCGATGGTGGACTACATGGAGGAGTTCGCTCAGGAGGCCCCGCTTCCCGTCGACTACTCGCAGCGCGCCGTCAGCGTCGAGTTCCCGGACGGTGCCCCCGCGGCATACGACCCGGCCGGCACCGTCGCGTTCGATGTCAGCTCCTGGGCGATGACGGGCCCGGGTGACCTGAAGGACACCGAGCTCGAAGTCACGCTCGGCGACCAGGTGCTCGGCACCTTCCCGGTCGACAACACCGTCGGCACGCGCGCGTACGACGACTACGGCCAGGCGAAGGTCTCCGTCCCGCTTCCCGCCGACGTGCCGCTCGGCGGCAGCGTCGAGCTCACCCTCACGGGGCCGACGACGGGCACGTCGATCGCTGTGCCGCTCGCCATCGACAAGGCCGACAGCACGACGCTGGCCTGGCCGAACAAGCTGCTGGTGCGCGGCAACGGCGCTGTCCAGTACACGGTGCGCGTCAGCACCGAGGGCGGCGCTGTGCCCACCGGTGAGGTGAAGATCTACGACCGGTCGACGCTCATCGCGACGGTGACCCTGGACGCCGACGACAACGGTCTCGTCAAGGTCAAGCTGCCTCGCCTCCAGAAGGGCCTCCACCTTCTGTGGGCTTCGTACGGCGGCAACGACGACGTCAAGCCCTCCCAGGCGCCGCGCGTGCCCGTCCTGGTGCTTTGA
- the coaE gene encoding dephospho-CoA kinase: MPLAALTGGIASGKSTIARRLAEHGAVVVDADRIVREVQQPGSSVLHDIAAEFGASVIRPDGSLDRAALGGLVFGDEAAVKRLNAIVHPAVRLESARRFAAAFAADPDAVVVYDVPLLVEARVDDPWDLIVVAHAPAGVRADRLVALRGLTEQDAAARIASQVPDDARLAVADVVIDTSGSIDDTLRQADDLWERLPELIAERAAR; the protein is encoded by the coding sequence ATGCCTCTCGCAGCGCTCACCGGCGGCATCGCCTCCGGCAAGTCCACGATCGCGCGCCGGCTGGCCGAGCACGGAGCCGTCGTGGTCGACGCCGACCGGATCGTGCGCGAGGTGCAGCAGCCGGGGTCGTCCGTGCTGCACGACATCGCCGCGGAGTTCGGGGCATCCGTGATCCGTCCGGACGGATCGCTCGACCGCGCGGCCCTCGGCGGCCTCGTCTTCGGCGACGAGGCCGCTGTGAAGCGGCTCAACGCGATCGTCCACCCGGCAGTCCGCCTCGAGTCGGCGCGCCGGTTCGCCGCCGCGTTCGCGGCCGATCCGGACGCGGTGGTCGTCTACGACGTGCCCCTCCTCGTCGAGGCAAGGGTGGACGATCCGTGGGACCTCATCGTCGTCGCGCACGCGCCCGCCGGCGTCCGAGCCGACCGTCTCGTCGCGCTGCGCGGCCTGACCGAGCAGGATGCCGCAGCCCGGATCGCCTCCCAGGTGCCCGACGACGCGCGCCTGGCCGTGGCGGACGTCGTGATCGACACGTCGGGCTCGATCGACGACACGCTGCGCCAGGCGGACGACCTGTGGGAGCGGCTCCCCGAGCTCATCGCGGAGCGGGCCGCCCGCTGA
- the uvrB gene encoding excinuclease ABC subunit UvrB: MQTTRSVRPFEVISEYAPSGDQPQAIAELAARINAGETDVVLLGATGTGKSATTAWLVEAVQRPTLVLAHNKTLAAQLANEFRDLMPNNAVEYFVSYYDYYQPEAYVPQTDTFIEKDSSINAEVERLRHSTTNSLLSRRDVIVVSTVSCIYGLGSPEEYLRAMVALQVGERYDRDALIRKFIAMQYNRNDVDFSRGNFRVRGDTIEIIPVYEEYAIRIEMFGDEIEALYMLHPLTGDVVQRMDSVPIFPATHYAAGTETVQRAIGTIEHELEERLKELEGQNKLLEAQRLRMRTTFDLEMLQQLGFCSGIENYSRHLDGRMPGEPPHTLLDFFPDDFLMVIDESHVTVPQIGAMYEGDASRKRTLVDHGFRLPSALDNRPLRWDEFKERVGQTVYLSATPGRYEMGIADGVVEQIIRPTGLVDPKIIVKPSKGQIDDLLEEIRVRSERDERVLVTTLTKKMAEELTDFLGEHGVRVRYLHSDVDTLRRVELLTELRAGVYDVLVGINLLREGLDLPEVSLVSILDADKEGFLRSGTSLIQTIGRAARNVSGEVHMYADSVTDSMRNAIDETERRRDKQIAYNLANGIDPQPLRKRIADITEVLAREASDTDRMMRGKAAAKTKSGKGKAPTPQLRREGLAAEGAEQLEATIADLSDQMLAAAGELKFELAARLRDEVQDLKKELRAMERAGHA; this comes from the coding sequence GTGCAGACGACACGTTCCGTGCGCCCCTTCGAGGTCATCAGCGAGTACGCCCCGAGCGGCGATCAGCCGCAGGCGATCGCCGAGCTCGCCGCCCGCATCAACGCCGGCGAGACCGACGTCGTGCTGCTGGGCGCGACCGGCACCGGGAAGTCGGCCACCACGGCGTGGCTCGTCGAGGCCGTCCAGCGCCCGACGCTCGTGCTCGCGCACAACAAGACGCTCGCGGCGCAGCTCGCCAACGAGTTCCGCGACCTCATGCCCAACAACGCGGTGGAGTACTTCGTCAGCTACTACGACTACTACCAGCCCGAGGCATACGTCCCGCAGACAGACACCTTCATCGAGAAGGACTCGTCGATCAACGCCGAGGTCGAGCGCCTGCGCCATTCGACGACCAATTCGCTGCTGAGCCGGCGCGACGTCATCGTCGTGAGCACCGTCTCGTGCATCTACGGCCTGGGCTCGCCCGAGGAGTACCTGCGCGCGATGGTCGCGCTGCAGGTCGGGGAGCGCTACGACCGCGACGCCCTCATCCGCAAGTTCATCGCGATGCAGTACAACCGCAACGATGTGGACTTCTCGCGCGGCAACTTCCGCGTGCGGGGCGACACGATCGAGATCATCCCGGTGTACGAGGAGTACGCCATCCGCATCGAGATGTTCGGCGACGAGATCGAAGCGCTGTACATGCTGCATCCGCTCACCGGAGACGTCGTGCAGCGCATGGACTCCGTGCCGATCTTCCCGGCGACGCACTACGCCGCAGGCACCGAGACCGTCCAGCGCGCGATCGGAACGATCGAGCACGAGCTCGAGGAGCGCCTCAAGGAGCTCGAGGGACAGAACAAGCTCCTCGAGGCGCAGCGGCTGCGCATGCGCACGACGTTCGACCTCGAGATGCTGCAGCAGCTCGGCTTCTGCTCGGGGATCGAGAACTACTCCCGTCATCTCGACGGCCGCATGCCGGGTGAGCCGCCGCACACGCTGCTCGACTTCTTCCCCGACGACTTCCTCATGGTCATCGATGAGTCGCACGTCACCGTGCCGCAGATCGGGGCGATGTACGAGGGGGATGCCTCGCGCAAGCGCACGCTCGTCGACCACGGATTCCGGCTGCCCAGCGCGCTCGACAACCGACCGCTGCGGTGGGACGAGTTCAAGGAGCGAGTCGGCCAGACGGTCTACCTCTCGGCCACGCCCGGCCGCTACGAGATGGGCATCGCCGACGGCGTCGTCGAGCAGATCATCCGCCCCACGGGCCTGGTCGATCCGAAGATCATCGTCAAGCCGTCGAAGGGTCAGATCGACGATCTGCTCGAAGAGATCCGCGTGCGCTCCGAGCGCGACGAACGCGTGCTCGTGACGACGCTGACGAAGAAGATGGCCGAGGAGCTGACCGACTTCCTCGGCGAGCACGGCGTGCGCGTGCGCTATCTGCACTCCGACGTCGACACGCTGCGCCGCGTCGAGCTCCTCACCGAGCTGCGCGCGGGAGTCTACGACGTGCTCGTGGGCATCAACCTCCTGCGTGAGGGGCTCGACCTCCCCGAAGTGTCGCTCGTGTCGATCCTCGACGCCGACAAGGAGGGCTTCCTCCGTTCGGGGACCTCACTCATTCAGACGATCGGCCGCGCCGCGCGCAACGTCTCGGGCGAGGTGCACATGTACGCCGACAGCGTCACCGACTCGATGCGCAACGCGATCGACGAGACCGAGCGCCGTCGCGACAAGCAGATCGCCTACAACCTGGCGAACGGCATCGATCCGCAGCCCTTGCGCAAGCGCATCGCCGACATCACGGAGGTGCTGGCGCGCGAGGCGTCCGACACCGATCGCATGATGCGTGGGAAGGCGGCCGCCAAGACGAAGTCGGGCAAGGGCAAGGCCCCGACCCCGCAGCTCCGCCGCGAGGGTCTGGCCGCCGAGGGAGCGGAGCAGCTCGAGGCGACGATCGCCGACCTGTCCGACCAGATGCTCGCGGCCGCGGGAGAGCTCAAGTTCGAGCTCGCCGCCCGCCTCCGCGACGAGGTCCAGGACCTCAAGAAGGAGCTGCGGGCGATGGAGCGGGCCGGGCACGCCTGA